The genome window ATTGCTTCATGAGAATTTGAATTCAACTCAATTGCTTTTTTAAGTTTATTAATTTTTACAGCATTATCTACTATATTTCTAGCTTCTTCAATTAATAATTCTGATTCTCTTAAATCATTAAACCTACACAATTCTTCATCTGTTAAATCATCCTTTGTTAACTCTTCAAATAAAGTCAAATAATCTTCTTCGATTGGTACAACTTGATTTGAAGTAGTTTTCTCTGAAATATTATTAATCTTAAATCTTTCTTCCTCTTCTAAATCCCTGTCTGAATGAATAACAAATACTTTATCTATTAATTTTTCACCTTTATTTATTTGAAGCAAAGCTTTTCGACTTATTCTGATTTCTTTATGCTTTTCATCAGGATTTGGATAATATGGAATTCTTGTTAAAACAAAATAAATTTTAGGCAATCTACCTAACAAATTGTTTTCATTATTCATCAAACTTTTAATTATTCTAGCAGTACCAGAAATATTTTCATCATTATTAGCTGCCAAAGTAACTACACTATCAGCTAACAAAGTCATAGCTATACCTGAAATATCAGTAATTCCTGTTCTTGAATCTATCAGAATAAAATCTGGATTTAAATCAATTTTTATTAATTCTTTAAGATGCAATAATAAGTTAACACCATTATTTTCTTCAGAATAAAATAAATCTTTCCAATTAATCGAAGATAAATTTTTCCAATACTCGTTACTATAAATATCCCCTGCAGGTATCAATTTTATAGAACCATTCAGAGTTCCTAAATAATTCACATCAGTCACATATTCATTGATAGATTTTGGGACATAGTCTTTATTCTGAAAATCAGAAATATACTCTACAATTCCTTTATTTATTTCTGATCGATTGATGTGCTTATTGAATTTAAGATGCAAACCTGGAGCTTCTAAATCAAAATCAATAATACATACTTTTTTCCCTAAATCAGCTAATCGCATTGCAATGTTTGACAGTGTTAGCGATCTTCCAACTCCGCCTTTATATGAATAAAAAGTTATTGTTTTCATTTCTTACCTACACATTGATACAGTTGTGCCTCTGCTTCTTATTCTATTTCGAATTTCTATGGTATTAACTCCTTGAGGCGCTAAAAAGTCTGATGTTGTAAAACGTCTTTTTTTATTAAAATTAAATGTTGCATCAAAATCTACATCAAGAACTGCCACAATTTCTTGTAAACGCTTTAAGCTAATATTGGAATAATTTTCAGATTCATACTTCTGAACTTGTTGTTCACTTGTTTTCAGTAATTCTGCAAATTGCTTTTGATTATAACCTTTAGCAATTCTACTTTCTATAATACCACAACTTAAATCTTCAAAACCTCTGGAAACATTTGTAATTTCTCCTTTTTTTAATCCTTCATACATTTCTATTTCTTCCTCAAAAACATCAATTTGACTTTGAATAGAATCAATTTGAAGTTTTAATAATAATGGATTCTTAGAACTACTAGATTCAGAAATCACTCTTATTGCATCTTGAAATTTTTTCAAATTGTTTTTTGTGACACCGTATTGTTTTTCGTTTTTTATCATAACTCAAATTTTTAGTCCAATTATACCTTTTGGATTACCATCCCTATCTTGCTGGAAAAATTCTATAAATGTTATATCTGGAGGAGCTGCAATAAAATCCATTACAAAAAACTCACATCCAAATTTATCCTTCTGAGCTTTCCTTTTAAAATTGAAATCAAAAAGTACAGGTTCAATAGCAAGTAGAATATCCAAATCTACTTTTCCTAATTCCCAACAAACATCAATGTCTCCAGGATTTTCTTTTGAAGTTGAAAAACTACCATCTAAATATATAGTTACACAACCAGCACTTTTTAAACTTATAATTGCCTGTTCAAGACCAAAAACTAATTCAATTCTTTTGTCAGAAAAGCACAGTTTTTCTTTAATTTCTTCCATAGTAGCCCAATGGATACCTGAAGGCAAAACTCCGTTAGATTGAAAATTTGGTATCAAACAATTAATTAGTTGTGTTTATATAAACACAAATATAATAATGTGTTTCAAATAAATAACTCAAAATTTTCGATTTAACACATATTTAATTCAAATAGATTATAAGGCATGGTCAAATAATCGAATGATTTCAATCGTTAATAATCCACAATTACGTTTTGTAAATCCTTAAATATGGAGTATATTTACTAGCATCTAAAAAAACAGAAAAAATGACACACAATAACATATTAGAAACCATTGGCAATACGCCGCACGTAAAAATCAATAAATTATACGGACCAGATGCCAATGTTTGGGTAAAACTTGAAAAAACAAACCCAGGAGCCAGCATCAAGGACAGAATTGCTCTTTCTATGGTAGAAGACGCTGAACAAAAAGGATTACTGCAAAAAGGAAGTACCATCATCGAGGCAACTTCAGGAAATACAGGTATCGGACTTGCGATGGTCGCTGCCGTAAAAGGATATAAACTAATTTTGGTAATGCCTGACTCGATGTCTGTAGAAAGACGCCGTTTGATGAGTATCTATGGAGCTGAATTTGTGCTTACTCCGCGTGAAAAAGGAATGAAAGGCTCTCTTGAAAAAGCTGAAGAAATAGCAAGTGGCATTCCAAATTCATGGATCCCTTATCAGTTTGATAACCCCGCAAATATTGAAATCCACAAAAACACCACAGCACAGGAAATCATAAAAGCTTTTCCTAATGGATTGGATTATCTGATTACTGGTGTTGGAACTGGCGGACATATTACTGGCTGTGCCGAAGCACTGAAATTGCATTTTCCAAACCTGAAAGTATTCGCTGTAGAACCAGAATTATCTCCAGTTATAAGCGGCGGAACACATTCACCTCACCCAATTCAAGGTATTGGAGCAGGATTTATTCCAACTAACCTGCATACTGAAGCTCTCGACGGAACTATACAAGTAAGCAAAGATGAAGCTTTTGAATTCGCACAAAGAGCAGCTAAAGAGGAAGGTATTCTTCTAGGAATTTCCTCAGGAGCATCATTGGCTGCTGTTGCTAAAAAACTTAAAGAAATCCCGGCAGGATCCAAAGTACTAACTTTTTGCTACGACACTGGAGAACGTTATTTAAGCATCGAAGGTTTATTTGAATAAAAAATTAATACTCAATACACAACCGATTTGTGAAAACAAGTCGGTTTTTTTTTAAAGATTATAAGCAAAGTCATTTTTAATTTCCTCCATGACAAAAGAACTCTGCACATTCGAAATCCCTTTGATTACTGATAGTTTATCAATCACAAACTTTTGGTATTCATTCATGTCATTAACAGCAACTTTCAGCAAAAAGTCATAATTTCCCGATACATGAAAGCATCCCGAAACTTCAGGAAGGACAAGTACATGCTGTTTAAAATCATCTATCAGTTCTCTCGAATGCACCGCCAGAGTCACCTGACAGTATACACTGATTGATTTCCCAATTTTATCAGCATCCAGCAAAGCCACATAATTCTTGATATACTGTTTCTGTTCCAGTTTTTTGATTCTTTCAAAAGTTGGAGAAACAGATAATCCAACTTTCTCAGCTATTTCTTTTGTATTTTGCTTGGCATCCTGCTGCAAAAGCATCAATATTTTTTTGTCTATCGCATCCATCACAGAATAATTATATGGTTTCAGAAAAAAGAAAGATTGAGTTCAATATTAAAAAACTGAATTACTATTCAAAATTAGAATTATATTTTGAATTACAGAACAAATACAGAATATTAAGTCTTTAAAACTACATTTACAGAAAAAAATATCATGGCAGCCATTTCAGAATCACTTTCCGAGCAGGACAATCAGCGTTTGTTCGAACTAACACAATATATCGAAAATGCCCGTGATAATTTCTTGGGCTATCCGGTTTCCAAAGATTTTGATTATTCAGAAATCAGTCATTTTTTAAAATATCCTATCAATAATCTTGGCGATCCCTTTGAAGACTGCACCTACAAAGTGCAGACCCACGAACTCGAAAGAGAAGTCGTTGGATTTTTTGCCAAATTATTCCGCGCCAACCCAAAAGATTATTGGGGCTACGTAACCAACGGCGGTTCCGAAAGCAACTTGTATGGATTGTATCTCGCCCGTGAATTGTATCCAAAAGCGATGGTTTACTATTCCGAATCTACGCATTACAGTGTCCGCAAAAACATTCATCTGCTCAACATTCCGAGCATCGTCATCCGCTCACAAGAAAACGGCGAAATTGATTATATCGATTTTGAAAATACCGTAAAAATGAACCGCCATAAGCCGGCCATCGTACTTACCACTTTTGGAACAACGATGAAAGAAGCCAAGGACGACGTTTCAAAAATCAGGAATATACTAAAAGGACTGGCCATACAAGACAGCTATATTCACTGTGATGCTGCTTTATCGGGCAGTTACGGCGCTTTTATGGAACCAAGATTATCTTTCGATTTTACCGATGGAGCCGACAGCATTTCCATCAGCGGACATAAATTTATTGGTTCCCCTATTCCAACAGGCGTAATTATCACAAAGCGTTCCAACCGAGACCGCATCTCAAAAGGAATTTCATACATCGGATCTCTGGATACAACCATTACAGGTTCAAGAAACGGCCATTGTCCTTTGTTTTTATGGTACACTTTAAAAAAAATGGGAGTTGAAGGTCTAAAAAAACGCTATCTGCACAGCCTCGAAACAGCCGAATATTGTGAGCAAAGATTAAAAAGCATTGGAATCGAAGCCTGGAGGAATCCAAATTCAATAACCGTTGTTTTTCCAAAAATAGCAGAAGAAGTTAAATCCAAATGGCAATTGGCTACAGAAGGCGATATCTCGCATGTTATCTGCATGCCTAATGTAACCAAAGAACAAATTGACCTTTTTATCACTGATATAGAAAACTGTATTGAAAATCCTGAGGAATTAGTAGAATTTGGTTTCTAAGCAGTAATTACGAATTAAAAATTACGAATTACGATGATAGTAAGTATTTTGCAAGAGTAATAACATTTAGAGCCTGTTTAAAAATTTATAGAGGTGTAAATATATTTTTATTCTGAAATAACTACGTATAACGCAATCTCACAAAAACGTGTTTGATGCCTTTTTTGTCTGATTCTCTTTCATCAATTTCAAGGATATCTGTCATTGATTTGAGCATTGGTGTCAGTTTTGAAAAACCATAATTTCTAGGATCAAATTCTGGTTTCTTTTTTACAATGAGATTGCCCACATCGCCTAGAAATGCCCAGCCGTCTTCGTCACCGATAGCATCAAGCGAATCTTCGATAAGTTCTATGGTTTTATTGTCAATTTTGACGGAGATTTCTTTTTCTGCAGCCTTTTTAGATTCTGCAGGAACTGTAGCAGTGGGTTTTGGTGCTTTGCTTTGGGCATTGGTAGTTTTTCTGGTCTTTTTGATAGCACCGTCCAGTACTTCAATAAAAACAAACCGGTCACAAGCCGCAATAAAGGCACTTGGTGTTTTCTTTTCTCCAATGCCAATTACTTTCATGCCCGATTCCCGCAAGCGAATGGCAAGGCGTGTAAAATCGCTGTCGCTTGATACAATGCAAAAACCATCCAATTTGCCCGAATACAATAAATCCATAGCGTCAATAATCAAAGCAGAATCGGAGGAATTCTTCCCAGTCGTATAGCTGTACTGCTGTATAGGCGTGATGGCGTGTTCTAGCAAAACTGATTTCCAGCCGTTGGCATTTGGTTTGGTCCAGTCGGCATAAATACGTTTAGTGGTTGGTGTTCCAAAATTAGCAATCTCTTCCATCATTCCTTTTACGTTGCTGTAAGGAACATTGTCGGCATCAATAAGTACGGCGAGTTTTAATTCTTTGGTGTTTTGAGGCATACCTTAATCTTAAGTTATTGGATAGTTTGATTATCGGATTTTTAAACTGTCTTTGAAACAGTTATTTCATCTCTGCTAACCTGATTCAAATATACATTTTTTATTAAAGAAAAGCTGTAAATTTTCACCTTAGACCCTGATGTAAATGGAAAGCCAGCAAGACTAGAAATACAGTCTTGAATAAAACAAAAAACCTGTAAATATTAATAAAATTTACAGGCTTTTGATTTTTGCTGCGGTTCAGACTATTTATTAAACCTCACTTCTGAAATAAATAAATTTCACTTAAACAATAACGGCGTGTACATAAATAAATCATGTCTCCAAACTGGCCAGCTATGCCCTCCGGAATATTCACTGTATTTGTATTTAATCCCCATCTCATCAAACCTGCTCATCATTATTTTACAATTTTCATAAGCAATATCTTCTTTGCCACCCATTGAAATCCAGAATTCTTTAAGATTTGAATTAATAGCAGCTGTATTATTTTTCATAAACTCATACTGAGGCCCTGACAATTCCTGACTATTTGCCCACCATCCTGAGCTGAATACACCAATACTGGAAAACATATCCGAATTTTTTACTCCGGCATAAAGCGTCTGTAAACCTCCCATCGATAAACCGGCTAAGGCTCTGTTTTTAGCATCTGCCGCAACTTTAAAATTGCTTTCTACAAATGGTATTGCTCCATTTTTTAATTCATTTTCAAAAGCTTTCAATGCATTTTCATTAAATCCTGCAATCCCTCCGGTATTTCCCATATTACCGTCAAGCATTGCAATTACCATTGGTCTGGCTTTATTTTCAGCTATTAAATTATCTAAAATTAAATTAGCTTTACCTTGTGCTGCCCAACCTCTCTGGTCTTCGCCTCCTCCATGCAACAGATACAATACCGGATACTTTTCGGTGGCTTTATCATAGCCTGGCGGTGTGTAAACATACATTTCGCGCCAGGAATTAGTGGCTTTTGAAAAATATTTTTTTATGCTGATTTCACCATGCGGCACATTATTTAAAGCATAAAAATCTCCTTCTTTGTTTGGAATTTCAATGCCGCTGGCCATACGGCCCATGCCATAAAAAGTTTCACTTGCCGGATCGGCAACAGCTACACCGTCAATAAGCAATGAGTAATAATTAAACCCTTTATTAACAACATCCGTAGTAACGTTCCAGATTCCCTCACTGTCTTTAACCATGTCATACTTTTTTCCTAAATCAATTTGAACCTTTACCGCTTCAGGTGCTTTCACTTTAAAAATAACTCGGTTATCAGGCAGTATCTGAGGATATTTGGCATTTCGGATATTCGTTTCTGCCGGAGTTCCCAAAATAGTGTATTTTGCAAAAGCTGAAGAATCTACCGGTTTAAACAAAAACTGTGAAAACATATATAATCCATTCTTCCACACCTTAAAATCATGAACACCCGGCTCAATATAATAAATATGAGGCACATCATTTTTAAACAAATAATCGTGAGTGCGCTTGCTATTATAAATAAGCCCGTCATTATCTCCGCAGGAAATCCAAAGCAGCTTTAATTTCTTTTTTGCATCTTCAGGATTAGGAACCAGCTCTTGCGGCATCTTAGTATTTGGAGCAGATGAAAATCCTCCTACCCAGGCAAATTTATCCAAATTTCCTAATCCAAAATTTAAAGACTGCCCTCCGCCCATAGATAAACCTGCAATTGCACGGTGTTCTCTGTCTTTGAGAGCTGGGTATTTTTTTTCGATAAAAGGAATAAGATCATTTAGTAAATCTTTCTCAAAAGTGGCAAAAGCCTGTACTTTATCCGGAGCCATTATATTACCAGCGGCGCTGTCCTCTTTCATTGCACGGCCGTTTGGCATAACAACAATCATCGGCTCAATCTTGCCTTCGGAATAAAGATTGTCTAATATCACTTGCGGACTGCCTCCGTTTAACCATTCTTTTTCGTCACCGCCTATACCGTGAAGTAAATACAAAACTGGGTATTTTTTACTTTTGCTAAAACCGGGAGGAGTATATACAGTCA of Flavobacterium marginilacus contains these proteins:
- a CDS encoding KGGVGR-motif variant AAA ATPase, whose amino-acid sequence is MKTITFYSYKGGVGRSLTLSNIAMRLADLGKKVCIIDFDLEAPGLHLKFNKHINRSEINKGIVEYISDFQNKDYVPKSINEYVTDVNYLGTLNGSIKLIPAGDIYSNEYWKNLSSINWKDLFYSEENNGVNLLLHLKELIKIDLNPDFILIDSRTGITDISGIAMTLLADSVVTLAANNDENISGTARIIKSLMNNENNLLGRLPKIYFVLTRIPYYPNPDEKHKEIRISRKALLQINKGEKLIDKVFVIHSDRDLEEEERFKINNISEKTTSNQVVPIEEDYLTLFEELTKDDLTDEELCRFNDLRESELLIEEARNIVDNAVKINKLKKAIELNSNSHEAIDLLGLAFIDLKNYEEALFYARKASEIDDKDWGYKYHIAYCLDELNQTDEAKIILENILKGDERNSETLSFLGNIHCNKLEYGIALNYQLKVVEYFPDYDNGYNSVGNTYRLLKNYEKAFEYVYKCLELSPKNFYASCTLAEIYAELGNENEFYKNLQLSFIFGMNSETFDRIVNEDELYKKYFKEERFLNLLKTYRIKVNLQE
- a CDS encoding helix-turn-helix domain-containing protein yields the protein MIKNEKQYGVTKNNLKKFQDAIRVISESSSSKNPLLLKLQIDSIQSQIDVFEEEIEMYEGLKKGEITNVSRGFEDLSCGIIESRIAKGYNQKQFAELLKTSEQQVQKYESENYSNISLKRLQEIVAVLDVDFDATFNFNKKRRFTTSDFLAPQGVNTIEIRNRIRSRGTTVSMCR
- a CDS encoding DUF6932 family protein, with protein sequence MEEIKEKLCFSDKRIELVFGLEQAIISLKSAGCVTIYLDGSFSTSKENPGDIDVCWELGKVDLDILLAIEPVLFDFNFKRKAQKDKFGCEFFVMDFIAAPPDITFIEFFQQDRDGNPKGIIGLKI
- the cysK gene encoding cysteine synthase A, giving the protein MTHNNILETIGNTPHVKINKLYGPDANVWVKLEKTNPGASIKDRIALSMVEDAEQKGLLQKGSTIIEATSGNTGIGLAMVAAVKGYKLILVMPDSMSVERRRLMSIYGAEFVLTPREKGMKGSLEKAEEIASGIPNSWIPYQFDNPANIEIHKNTTAQEIIKAFPNGLDYLITGVGTGGHITGCAEALKLHFPNLKVFAVEPELSPVISGGTHSPHPIQGIGAGFIPTNLHTEALDGTIQVSKDEAFEFAQRAAKEEGILLGISSGASLAAVAKKLKEIPAGSKVLTFCYDTGERYLSIEGLFE
- a CDS encoding Lrp/AsnC family transcriptional regulator, translating into MDAIDKKILMLLQQDAKQNTKEIAEKVGLSVSPTFERIKKLEQKQYIKNYVALLDADKIGKSISVYCQVTLAVHSRELIDDFKQHVLVLPEVSGCFHVSGNYDFLLKVAVNDMNEYQKFVIDKLSVIKGISNVQSSFVMEEIKNDFAYNL
- a CDS encoding histidine decarboxylase gives rise to the protein MAAISESLSEQDNQRLFELTQYIENARDNFLGYPVSKDFDYSEISHFLKYPINNLGDPFEDCTYKVQTHELEREVVGFFAKLFRANPKDYWGYVTNGGSESNLYGLYLARELYPKAMVYYSESTHYSVRKNIHLLNIPSIVIRSQENGEIDYIDFENTVKMNRHKPAIVLTTFGTTMKEAKDDVSKIRNILKGLAIQDSYIHCDAALSGSYGAFMEPRLSFDFTDGADSISISGHKFIGSPIPTGVIITKRSNRDRISKGISYIGSLDTTITGSRNGHCPLFLWYTLKKMGVEGLKKRYLHSLETAEYCEQRLKSIGIEAWRNPNSITVVFPKIAEEVKSKWQLATEGDISHVICMPNVTKEQIDLFITDIENCIENPEELVEFGF
- a CDS encoding NYN domain-containing protein, which gives rise to MPQNTKELKLAVLIDADNVPYSNVKGMMEEIANFGTPTTKRIYADWTKPNANGWKSVLLEHAITPIQQYSYTTGKNSSDSALIIDAMDLLYSGKLDGFCIVSSDSDFTRLAIRLRESGMKVIGIGEKKTPSAFIAACDRFVFIEVLDGAIKKTRKTTNAQSKAPKPTATVPAESKKAAEKEISVKIDNKTIELIEDSLDAIGDEDGWAFLGDVGNLIVKKKPEFDPRNYGFSKLTPMLKSMTDILEIDERESDKKGIKHVFVRLRYT
- a CDS encoding alpha/beta hydrolase-fold protein, with amino-acid sequence MKKNLLSILALVIMTSSLLAQKIEKEGPKGFDQVRTGIPNGKVESLEYSSKTVGTNRKVTVYTPPGFSKSKKYPVLYLLHGIGGDEKEWLNGGSPQVILDNLYSEGKIEPMIVVMPNGRAMKEDSAAGNIMAPDKVQAFATFEKDLLNDLIPFIEKKYPALKDREHRAIAGLSMGGGQSLNFGLGNLDKFAWVGGFSSAPNTKMPQELVPNPEDAKKKLKLLWISCGDNDGLIYNSKRTHDYLFKNDVPHIYYIEPGVHDFKVWKNGLYMFSQFLFKPVDSSAFAKYTILGTPAETNIRNAKYPQILPDNRVIFKVKAPEAVKVQIDLGKKYDMVKDSEGIWNVTTDVVNKGFNYYSLLIDGVAVADPASETFYGMGRMASGIEIPNKEGDFYALNNVPHGEISIKKYFSKATNSWREMYVYTPPGYDKATEKYPVLYLLHGGGEDQRGWAAQGKANLILDNLIAENKARPMVIAMLDGNMGNTGGIAGFNENALKAFENELKNGAIPFVESNFKVAADAKNRALAGLSMGGLQTLYAGVKNSDMFSSIGVFSSGWWANSQELSGPQYEFMKNNTAAINSNLKEFWISMGGKEDIAYENCKIMMSRFDEMGIKYKYSEYSGGHSWPVWRHDLFMYTPLLFK